GTTTCTCGGCTTCCTTTCGTTATGCAAAGTGCTGAATGATATTTTTGTAATTTAATTACGTTAAAAAATTGATGCCAGTCAATAAATGAAATTTATGTGATAAGGGTCACTAAAAAACTTGTAATAAAATTTCTTGGTGGTATATTTATAACCAACTTCTTAAGCGAAGAAAGAAATGCTCAAAGGATGAGTCCGTTTTATCGCCTCCAAGGAACCGAGAAATCAAACGTGTCTTATTGATTTAGTAAAGGTGATAGTTATGAAAGGTTTAGCTTCTGCAATGTTTTGGTCCAACCACTCGGTTTACACCAGCAACTTTGCTTACCCAACAAGCTTTGGTTACAAATAATCCAGTTAACCAACGGCATGTGACCCTGAACAGTTTGTTCACCCCTATAAATTGGAATTTTCTTTCAGTAATAGTGCTGACATGATTCTACCGCCACTCTTGTTGAGTGGCGTTTTTTTATGTCTGCATTTTCTCCCACGTCGATTTCTCCTCTATGTATTTTATTGACTGCATTTGGTCTGTTTGACCGCATTTTTGTAATGCAAAAACGGCAAAGCGGTCGATTTATTTATTGAAAGTTTATGACATTGTCGATTTTTTCCACAGCGCAATTCTTAAAGCTGTTGTTTTTTCTTATTGTTTTATAAAGAAAAATATCATTACCTATCGTTTGGCTTACTTTTTTCTGTTTTTGAAGCCAGTGAAATCTCGATTCGAGTAAAAAATCTATCTGGAATTTGTTATTTGATAACTTTATAATCGGCAGCCAATCGATTACGCAACCGTTTACTTTTTACCCTTACAGGATTCGATTATGCTCGAAAGGCTATTTAAACTCAGTGAAAATGGCACCAATGTGCGCACTGAGATCATCGCAGGTGTGACCACCTTTTTAACGATGGCTTACATCATTTTTGTTAACCCAGCGATTCTTGCCGATGCAGGAATGGATCGTGGAGCGGTATTCGTTGCAACCTGTCTTGCTGCGGCGATTGGTTGTTTCATTATGGGCCTGTGGGCGAATTATCCGATCGCGCAAGCGCCAGGTATGGGTCTAAATGCCTTCTTTACCTACGCGGTAGTGTTAGGGATGGGCTACACTTGGCAAGTTGCGCTGGCGGCGGTGTTTGTCTCTGGTGTGCTGTTCATCTTGCTAAGCATCTTTAAGATCCGTGAGTGGATCATCAACTCCATTCCACATGCACTGAGAACGGGTATCTCTGCGGGTATCGGTCTATTTCTTGCCTTTATCGCGCTCAAGAATGCGGGCATTGTCGTTGATAACCCAGCCACCTTGGTGTCAATTGGCCACATTACTTCGCTGGCTCCGGTTTTGGCGGCTATCGGTTTCTTCCTTACTATCGCTTTGGTGCATCGCGGTGTCAAAGGCGCAGTAATGATCGCTATTCTTGCGGTAACCGGATTAGGTCTGGTTTTTGGCGACGTGCAATGGGCGGGTGTGATGTCAACGCCGCCAAGTATTGCTCCGACTTTCTTACAGCTAGATTTCTCCGCGGTATTTGAAGTGGGCATGATTTCGGTGGTGTTTGCTTTCCTTTTCGTTGACCTGTTTGATACTGCTGGCACCTTAGTCGGCGTTGCAACTAAAGCGGAACTGATCAAAGAAGACGGCAAAATCCCTCGTCTAAACAAAGCACTGCTTGCGGACTCGACGGCAACTTCGGTTGGTGCTCTGTTGGGTACTTCCAATACAACCTCTTACATTGAGAGTGTGGCTGGTGTAGCGGCAGGTGGTCGTACTGGTTTGACTGCGGTCGTGGTGGGCGTTTTATTCCTGCTGGCACTGTTCTTCTCTCCTCTTGCTGGCATGATCCCAGCTTACGCTACCTCGGGTGCTCTTTTCTATGTAGCGATCTTGATGCTTTCGGGCCTAGTGAGCATTGATTGGCGCGACCTCACCGAAGCAGCGCCAGTGGTAGTAACCTGCCTGCTCATGCCTTTAACGTTCTCTATCGCAGAAGGCATTTCGCTTGGATTTATCGCTTACGCGGCCATTAAGCTGTTCAGTGGTAAAGGGCGTGATGTCTCTTTGAGTGTATGGGTGATGGCGGCGATCTTTATCGTTAAGTATCTTTTCGCTTAATAGCTTTTGCTGCTGCGCTCCGGTAGAATAATCGTTTGCGCAGCTCGAAACCCAGACATTCTATTACTTTTCGGGCTCTCATCATTATGAGAGCCCGAAATCCGTTTGGGGCAACAGATTTTCAAATAATTAGGTTATTACAATGAGCAACAAATTCGTTATTACTTGGGATGCCATGCAAACTTACTGCCGC
This Vibrio navarrensis DNA region includes the following protein-coding sequences:
- a CDS encoding NCS2 family permease, coding for MLERLFKLSENGTNVRTEIIAGVTTFLTMAYIIFVNPAILADAGMDRGAVFVATCLAAAIGCFIMGLWANYPIAQAPGMGLNAFFTYAVVLGMGYTWQVALAAVFVSGVLFILLSIFKIREWIINSIPHALRTGISAGIGLFLAFIALKNAGIVVDNPATLVSIGHITSLAPVLAAIGFFLTIALVHRGVKGAVMIAILAVTGLGLVFGDVQWAGVMSTPPSIAPTFLQLDFSAVFEVGMISVVFAFLFVDLFDTAGTLVGVATKAELIKEDGKIPRLNKALLADSTATSVGALLGTSNTTSYIESVAGVAAGGRTGLTAVVVGVLFLLALFFSPLAGMIPAYATSGALFYVAILMLSGLVSIDWRDLTEAAPVVVTCLLMPLTFSIAEGISLGFIAYAAIKLFSGKGRDVSLSVWVMAAIFIVKYLFA